The stretch of DNA CAGACCGTATCTGACGTGGGAACGGTGATGCCGCTGCCCGGGGTCACTGCCCATCCTTGGTCGGTCCAATAGGCATCGGAGGAGCCTTCCGGCGAAAGCAGGGTAATGATCGGGCTCGTGGGCTCGACCGTCTCGTGATAGCGCTTGAGCCTGAGATCGTCGAGACGCCCGCCCTTGAGATTGATCGAGCCGGTGAGGCTCGGCGTGTCGATCTGGACCCGCGGGCTGGCAGCAAGGGCCTGGTCGCGGGTGAGCGTGCCCGGCGCCGATCCGGCTGCTGCGCCAACGCCGGTCCCTGGGGCACCGGGCGTGGTCACGCTCGGCGAGCTAGACGGAGCGCCGCTTTGACGGTCGGCCTGCTGCTCCTGGGGTGCATCGACCCGCTGCTGCTCCATGTGCGGCACGCCGATGAAGTACTGCCACCCCAGTATAACCAGCGCGGAGAGCACGATCGCCAGGAGGAATTGCTTGTTATCGGCCATAATTACGCGTTTCTCGACAGCTCATGATCTTTCGACGTCGCCAGCCGGGCGGCGCTGCTTGCCTGGCTTGGGCTTGGCCGCTTCGCTCGGCTCCAGCCGCGGAATGCCCGGTTTGCGAGCTTTCGACGCGGCATGAACCTGTGCTGCGGCCCGTTTTAGATCGGCCTGCAAATCTTGGAAGGCGCGCTGAGCTGTAGCACTCCGACCGATGATCACATAATCATACCCGGCAAGCGCGCTATCTCGAAGCGCTGCCTCCGCCGCCGCCCGCAGGCGCCGTTTGATCCTGTTGCGGAGGACGGCTTTGCCGAGCTTGCGCGTGGCCGTGAACCCAACCCGTGCTGCGGCATCATCGCCGCGATCCCGTGCCTGCAGCACCAGCCCCGGCATGACCGATGAGAGCGCCCGCGCAGCAGCAACAAAGTCGCGGCGCCGCTTGATGCGTTCCATGGCCATGGGACAAGCCCTGGAGACA from Rhodoligotrophos sp. CJ14 encodes:
- the rnpA gene encoding ribonuclease P protein component; amino-acid sequence: MAMERIKRRRDFVAAARALSSVMPGLVLQARDRGDDAAARVGFTATRKLGKAVLRNRIKRRLRAAAEAALRDSALAGYDYVIIGRSATAQRAFQDLQADLKRAAAQVHAASKARKPGIPRLEPSEAAKPKPGKQRRPAGDVERS